The Cylindrospermum stagnale PCC 7417 genome segment CGTAAATTTCTAGCAACGATTCGGCAACAGCTAAATTGTATCTGGATCAATATTTAATTCCCGCAGTTTTGCAGCCAAGCGTTCTGCTCTTTGGGTTTCTTGTTCTGCTCTTTGGGTTTCTTGTTCTGCCGTTTCTTCTGGTGTCGGGACTAGCTCACCTTCGCGGGTAAAAAATCGTAATAGTCCTTGATATATTCCCAAATATAAACCCAATTGCTGACTCCAGAGATGCCCTTGGGTATTTGGTTCTAGAGGTTCGTACTTACCATCTAATAAGTGAAAACCAGCAAATTCTAATGTATATGGGTCGAACCAAAAATAATCAGGTGTGCGGAAGGTATCTTGATAAATCTTTTTCTTTAAATCTTTGTCGGTATTCGCTGTTGATTCAGAAAGAATTTCCAGAATTAAATGCGGATATTTGCCATCTTCGTCCCAAACTACCCAACTTTTACGGGTTTTGCGTTCAGTGTCCAGCACCACAAAAAAATCTGGCCCCCGGAAGTATTCTGATTTGCGTTGGTTAGGACTATAGTAAATAGTCAGGTTGCCAGCCGCGTAGAAATCATTTCTGTCTCGCCATAACCATTCTAGACATTTGAAAAGTAGGATTATTTGTCGCAGATGCAGTTCACTTTCCAAGGGAGGTTCGTCACTGTATAAATCACCTGGGGGAAAGATAACATTTTCTGGGGTATTTTGGGGAGAGGCTAATTCTTTCGCTAGGGTCATGGAATGCTTACAGCAGTGGGTATGGGTTTATTTTAGCTGCTGTAGTTAGGCATTGGCGTACCCACCGTAAATCGCGCAGCTTATCGGTGGGTAGGCTTTGCTCTATTCTTGCGCCTTGAAACTTGTAAACTACAATCTTCTGTACCACCATCAACACATGGTAGATAATACCCACCTTGATGAGTTTATCCTTCTAGTTCAGCCCTAATTTTTTCAATATGTTGGATGCTTTTCAAAGAATAAAATCTCTCAGAACATCTACAACAAACGTAAGCGGATAATTTTAATGCGGCCTTTTTTTTGCCGCTTGAAATGATTTCAGTAACTTCTTGTTCAACTATTTGCCCAGCACAAACTGGGCATTCATCAAAAGGCAGCACAGCTACCTCCTTCTTATGTGGCTTTTATTCCAAGGATTTGTGTCAGGGCTAAATAGGGAAATTAGCGTAGCCCAACCATTTCTCTCATTATATGCCCAAACAGTTTCTAAACGCATACCAAATTCAGTTCTTCCAGAGACTATAAATTTGGGCGCACGATTTAAGTCTTGCTGTTCTTCCAATACTGATCCCTTAAGGACAGAATAAAAAATGTCTTCGGACACAAGACAGCGATGCTGACTCTGAGTCACAGCATGGGCTGTAAAATTGAAGGTGCGGGTATTGATCGCTGCGGAAATAAGCTTGTGTATCTGCTGCTTTCTGTTTCCCATTTTTTCCTCCTCATCCGTTGTGAAGTTAAACACAAGATTCCCTTGTTATTGGCAATCTTTGGTTTTTACGGACGTATCTGGGAAAGAAGACTACATATTAAGAGATTCAGCAGATGTTTTTTTTGCTACCTATCCAAAATAACAGCACAACCTATAAAAAGTCAACATCTTACTCAAAACTTATAATATTATTTTACTAATGGGATATTGAGACAATTACTCTTCTGTACCTATGAACAGGACTACATCTAATAGTCAAAATAGTGCTTTATACGAGTTTAAAGAAGCTCATCCTGAAGAAATACAAACAATTACTGAAGCACTAGTGAAGATAACAAGTCTTCCAGCAGAAGCCATTAAGTCTCATCTTGATGCCATGTTGGAGAAGTTAGTAAAAACCACAGAAAGTCCATTTTATGAAACAGCCTCAGATGAAGAGTGGTTTCAAGCACTGCATGAATGGAGTTATAGACATAAGCAAAACATACCTCCTTTATCTGACTATGCCGTAAGTCGGGCAGGTATCTATGAGGATGAGGAGATTTAGTGGCGTATCTTATTGATACAAACATTATACTGAGAATGGCACAGCCCAACCACCTAATGTGTACGGAAGCGTTGAATGCACTGGGGATACTTCGGCAAAGAAAAGAAGATTGTTATCTAACTCATCAAAATCTAGTTGAGTTTTGGCGCAGTGCTACCCGTCCGGTTGAAAGAAACGGATTAGGAATGAGTTTAGCTGAAGCTGAAGCAGAACTAAAGCGTTTAGAAACACTTTTCCCCATACTGCCAGATATACCTGAGATTTACCCTGAATGGAAACGTCTTGTACTTAAGTATGGGGTAATGGGTGTGAATGTTCATGATGCTAGGCTTGTGGCAGTCATAATCGCTCATGGACTGACCCACATCCTTACTTTTAATCTTAAAGACTTTGCACGTTATGCGAATGAGATTACCCCTGTACATCCAACAAAGATTTGAAAAAAACCGCAGATAAACGCTAATGCACACGGATAATTTATTGGCGTTTATCGGCGGTTAATATTAAATATTCGCTTGCTGTCGCTGATAAAGTGACCAGTACAAACCCTTTTGCTGCAATAACTGTGCGTGGGTTCCACGTTCAGCAATTACACCCTTCTCCAACACCAAAATTAAATCAGCGCGTTTGAGAGGTGCAAAACGGTGAGCAATCAAAAACACTGTGCGGTTTGTAGAGACTTTTTGCAGATTTTGTAAAACTTGCTGTTCGGTTTCACTATCCAAAGCGCTGGTAGCTTCATCTAAGATTAAAACTGGCGCGTTGGAGAGAAATAACCGCGCTAGAGCAATCCGTTGTCTTTGTCCACCAGATAAAGCTGTGCCTCTTTCCCCGACGTTGTTTTCGTAACCGTAGGGTAGTTGACTGATGAAATCGTGAGCTACAGCTAATCTAGCAGCTTCTACCACTTGCTCGGCGGTAATATCAGGATTACCGAGGGTGATATTTTCCAAGATGGAACCGTTAAATAAAAAGTCTTCTTGGAGAACTACACCAATTTGTTGCCGCAAAGATGCTAAATCTGCACTTTTAATATCAAAACCATCGATGAGGATGCGTCCTGATTCAATTTGATAAAGGCGTTGCAATAGCTTCGACAGGGTACTTTTACCAGAACCACTCCGCCCCACGATGCCGACAAATTGACCTGGTTCGACGTTCAAGGAGATGCCCCGTAACACTGGTTCTGTGTTGGCTTTGTAGCGGAAAAAGACTTGCTCAAAACTAATTTCACCTTTGAGGGGGGGTAAAACTAGACCGGTGCCGGCTTCAGCCTCTGGGGCAACGTTGAGAATATCACCAATGCGGTCTACTGAAAGTAAGACTTGTTGCAGACTTTGCCATAATTGCACTAAACGCAGAAGTGGGCCTGTGACTCTGGCTGAGAGCATTTGAAAGGCAACTAATTGACCAACTGTGAGGTCATGTTTAATGACTAACTTGGCTCCAAACCAAAGTATCAGCATGGTAGATAAGTTGGTGAGAAAGTCGCCAATGTTGCTGCTGATGTTGGAGGTGGTAGAGGCTTTGAAACCTGTGCGGATGAAGCGGGCAAATAAGCCTTCCCAGCGATCGCGTGTTACTGGTTCTGCTGCATGGGCTTTAACTGAGTGAATCCCTGTCACAGTCTCCACTAGAAAGGATTGACTATCAGCACTGCGGTTAAATGTTTCGTTTAGCCAACCGCGCAAAATTGGTGTCGCGACAATTGTTAAAGTGGCAAATAAAGGCAGTACCGCCAAGGCCACAAATGTCAGGGGAATGCTGTAGTAAAACATCAATACTAGGTACACCACCGCAAAGATGCTGTCGAGTATCACCGTTAAGGCTGTACCGGTGAGAAACTGGCGGATTTGTTCGAGTTCCTGAACTCTGGCTACTGTATCCCCCACCCTGCGGGACTCAAAATAAGCCAAGGGTAAGCGCATTAAGTGGCGAAATAACTGGGCTGATAAACTCAAATCCAGACGCCGCGCTGTGTGGGTAAAGATGAATAGCCGCAGGATGCCGAGGATAGATTCAAACGTCGCGACTAATAAAAGTGCGATCGCCATCACATCCAGAGTTGGTAAACTCTCCTGCACCATCACTTTATCAATCACAACTTGGGTAATTAACGGTGTCGTTAGCCCCAAAAGCTGCAACGTAAAGGACGCCAGCAACACTTCTGCCAACAATCGCCGATACTTCCAAACCGCTGGAGTGAACCAAGCAAGGTTGAATTGTTCTTGCTTAGATATCAGTTCGGCTTGCCACAATTGCCCATCCCAAGACGCTTCAACCACAGATTGCGGCAAACTTTCGCAAGTGCGATCGGGATTTAGGGGATTAGCGATAATTAAGCAGGAGCCTTTTACACCATAAACCACTACCCAAGAGGGAGTGCTGAGTGCGTCAGAATTCCACAGCAATAAAGCAGGAAACGACAATTGTCGCAAATCATTCCAACTCACTTGCAACCGACGCAAAACAAACCCTAACTTTTCTGCTACTTCCACAACATTTTTCGGGCGTTGTCCCCGGAGTTGGCGTTGCACCCATTCCAGTTGCACAGCATTTTCCAACTGTTGCGCCATCATTGTTAAACAAGCAGCAGCCGTATTCGTGCTAGCAACAAAAGGATAATTGGAGATGATCGGCGTCGGGGATGGCGAGATTGGGGGATTGGCAGATTGGGGGATTGGAAGATTGGGAGATTGGGAAAAAGTTTCTTTCTCCTCGTCTTCTGAACTTACCCAAAACTGATCAATTTGTGGAGTAGAAAATTCAGACCACAATGCCGAATCCCAACAAACAACAACTACTTCTTTACTAGCAGCTACAGCTTTACACTCAGCAGGCAACTTTTGTAAGTCGCCAAACCAATCGCCCGCTTCTAGGGACGCCAAAGGTTTGCCAACACTGCCGTCTCGCAAGCGGACTTTTCCCACAGCAATAAAGAATTGGTAACCTCCGGTTTGTTGTGACCAGATTTTTTCGCCAAGACAATAGCGGCGGATTTCTAACTGATTTTTTAATTGGGTTTGTTGTACATCTGTAAGCCAGCTTAACGGCGGTTGATTCCAAGGTACAGAAGCTAGCACATTTGCTTGTAGAGATTGATTATCCAGAGGTTTTAGCTCACTTCTAATTTGACCGTCAGCTTTTGAATTTTCTCCCCTAGCCATTTCTCAAACAACTCATTTTGTAGTGTTTGTTTTAGTTGAGTATCTTCTAAAGACGCCGGCAAAAATTGTTCTACTCGAAACACAGCAAAACGTCCTTCCAGTTCTATTGGCCCTACCAACTGTCCTGGAGTTGCCGCATCCACAGCAGCCCTGACTATATCTGGCAGCGTTCCCCGGCTAATTGGCCCCATCATGCCGTTAAAAATTCGCTCTTCTGCTAGAGAATATTCTTTGGCGAATTCTTCAAAACTACCTCTTTCTTCAATTTGGGTTTGTAGTTCTTCAGCCAGTTCGCGATTATCAACAAGAATGCGCGAAAGTACTACCCGATCTAAAAACAGCTTTCTTTCAATGAAGTGTTCTGGAAGTTGTGGTTCTGTAACTAAAGCTTTTAGTTTTTCTAACTTGAAGCTAAAAGCAACTGAGGCGTGAAATGTAGCGTAATCGCTGCCATTAGTTTTTAACCATTCTTGAAAAGCTTTGGGGTCACTCAGTTGATTTTTTAGCCGAAACTCAATAATTGTTTGTTCAGCTAATGAGGGACTAATCTCAATATCTTCGCGAGTTTCTATTTCTTGCTCAATTACTTGCTGGCGGAGAATTGTGCCAATGAACTGCCCCATTTTTCCGGAGGCTTGCAGATATTTTACTGCTTGTGAAATGGTAATTGGCTGGTCATTGACAGTCAAAAATGATGAAGATTCCATGAAATAAACACTTGGAAGAGATTAAAAAGCTATAAAACTTTCAATTAAATGATAGAGAAAATACCAGAAAGTTACAGTCAAGAATGATAAAGATTCTATGAAATAAATAATTTTAAAATTTCTCCAAAAAAAAATCGCCTAATTACTCGTATTTTATAGAGCAGGCGATGTAGTAAATTCCAGCAAATTTACTGTTATTATCAATTCAGTTCAATATGAGATTCTGTCAAATTGCTCACAAATATCTGGTAAATTATCAGACAATTAAACTTTTCCACGTCAAGGCAATGAGGATAGCGGCAATTGCCCCGATTAAGGTATTCACAATATTTACTACTTCATTAGTTAGCCAGGTATATCTAGATTGCAATGTTGCCCCAATCACACTTTCTAAATTGGTGGCAATAAAAGCTGCTAGAACACACCAAACTACTGCTAATAAATCAATCAAACCAATTCCCCAGCCAAGAATAGCGATCGCCAGTGACGCCACTACACCAGCTATAGTTCCCTCCAAGCTTACCGCTCCTTCTGTCCCACGGGGTACTGGTTGCAGGGTGGTAATTAAATAGGTACTTTTACCATAAGCTTTGCCAACTTCGCTAGCAGTGGTATCAGCCAGTTTAGTACTGAAACTCGCCAGATAGCCCAACAGCAGCAAGGGTGTGAGGCTAGGATCTAGCAATCCCCCCTTTACTAAACCGACTCCCACAGCACACAGCGCCCCAGTCAACGCCGAACCCCAAACATTTTCTGGTCCTCTGGCCCCAGAACGCTTTTCGGCAATTCCTTCAGCTTCTTTTTGGGCGATACCGATGCGCGTCACAACCGAACCAACGACAAAATAGAACCCTACTACTAGATATCCTTGCCAACCGAGTGTGCCCCAAATTATTATCCCCAGTAACCAGGCATGGAATAATCCGGCTGGGGTGAGCAATTTTTTGGGTGCGATCGCCACTATGCCCAACAAAATTGTATTTAATCCCACGCCAACCAACCAAGGATTCACAGAATTAATTAAAGAGAACATGAGTAATAAATCATTCATGGGTTTGCCAAAATGTCAACAAAATCACTACAGGATCTAGTTATGATCTGGTTTAAGTAGGAAAATTAAAAAACTGCTCGTAGTAAGGACTTTAGTCCTTAAAATGCTCATGCTGTTCCCATAGCATGACCTAGGAAGCGATAAATCCCTCACTACGAACAAAATTTTTATTTTAAATTTAATTATGTATGCCTAATTAATCGGTTCTGCCAATGCTTCTGCTACTGCTGCTAAAGTCCTAGAGTCTGTCAACATCCAAGGGTGCAGCGCTACAGGCAAGATCACTTCTCGCCCCAAAAGCATTTGTGAACTCTTTGCCGGCATAATCATCAAATCATAAGGTGTCCATATAGATGTAAAGTTCAACTGCTTTAACATCTGGGCATCAGAGTTCAAATCCAACAAAAATGGG includes the following:
- a CDS encoding YgiT-type zinc finger protein, with the protein product MLPFDECPVCAGQIVEQEVTEIISSGKKKAALKLSAYVCCRCSERFYSLKSIQHIEKIRAELEG
- a CDS encoding peptidylprolyl isomerase, translating into MESSSFLTVNDQPITISQAVKYLQASGKMGQFIGTILRQQVIEQEIETREDIEISPSLAEQTIIEFRLKNQLSDPKAFQEWLKTNGSDYATFHASVAFSFKLEKLKALVTEPQLPEHFIERKLFLDRVVLSRILVDNRELAEELQTQIEERGSFEEFAKEYSLAEERIFNGMMGPISRGTLPDIVRAAVDAATPGQLVGPIELEGRFAVFRVEQFLPASLEDTQLKQTLQNELFEKWLGEKIQKLTVKLEVS
- a CDS encoding Uma2 family endonuclease gives rise to the protein MTLAKELASPQNTPENVIFPPGDLYSDEPPLESELHLRQIILLFKCLEWLWRDRNDFYAAGNLTIYYSPNQRKSEYFRGPDFFVVLDTERKTRKSWVVWDEDGKYPHLILEILSESTANTDKDLKKKIYQDTFRTPDYFWFDPYTLEFAGFHLLDGKYEPLEPNTQGHLWSQQLGLYLGIYQGLLRFFTREGELVPTPEETAEQETQRAEQETQRAERLAAKLRELNIDPDTI
- a CDS encoding TIGR00297 family protein codes for the protein MFSLINSVNPWLVGVGLNTILLGIVAIAPKKLLTPAGLFHAWLLGIIIWGTLGWQGYLVVGFYFVVGSVVTRIGIAQKEAEGIAEKRSGARGPENVWGSALTGALCAVGVGLVKGGLLDPSLTPLLLLGYLASFSTKLADTTASEVGKAYGKSTYLITTLQPVPRGTEGAVSLEGTIAGVVASLAIAILGWGIGLIDLLAVVWCVLAAFIATNLESVIGATLQSRYTWLTNEVVNIVNTLIGAIAAILIALTWKSLIV
- a CDS encoding DUF4258 domain-containing protein, which gives rise to MGNRKQQIHKLISAAINTRTFNFTAHAVTQSQHRCLVSEDIFYSVLKGSVLEEQQDLNRAPKFIVSGRTEFGMRLETVWAYNERNGWATLISLFSPDTNPWNKSHIRRR
- a CDS encoding type II toxin-antitoxin system VapC family toxin is translated as MAYLIDTNIILRMAQPNHLMCTEALNALGILRQRKEDCYLTHQNLVEFWRSATRPVERNGLGMSLAEAEAELKRLETLFPILPDIPEIYPEWKRLVLKYGVMGVNVHDARLVAVIIAHGLTHILTFNLKDFARYANEITPVHPTKI
- a CDS encoding type I secretion system permease/ATPase, with protein sequence MARGENSKADGQIRSELKPLDNQSLQANVLASVPWNQPPLSWLTDVQQTQLKNQLEIRRYCLGEKIWSQQTGGYQFFIAVGKVRLRDGSVGKPLASLEAGDWFGDLQKLPAECKAVAASKEVVVVCWDSALWSEFSTPQIDQFWVSSEDEEKETFSQSPNLPIPQSANPPISPSPTPIISNYPFVASTNTAAACLTMMAQQLENAVQLEWVQRQLRGQRPKNVVEVAEKLGFVLRRLQVSWNDLRQLSFPALLLWNSDALSTPSWVVVYGVKGSCLIIANPLNPDRTCESLPQSVVEASWDGQLWQAELISKQEQFNLAWFTPAVWKYRRLLAEVLLASFTLQLLGLTTPLITQVVIDKVMVQESLPTLDVMAIALLLVATFESILGILRLFIFTHTARRLDLSLSAQLFRHLMRLPLAYFESRRVGDTVARVQELEQIRQFLTGTALTVILDSIFAVVYLVLMFYYSIPLTFVALAVLPLFATLTIVATPILRGWLNETFNRSADSQSFLVETVTGIHSVKAHAAEPVTRDRWEGLFARFIRTGFKASTTSNISSNIGDFLTNLSTMLILWFGAKLVIKHDLTVGQLVAFQMLSARVTGPLLRLVQLWQSLQQVLLSVDRIGDILNVAPEAEAGTGLVLPPLKGEISFEQVFFRYKANTEPVLRGISLNVEPGQFVGIVGRSGSGKSTLSKLLQRLYQIESGRILIDGFDIKSADLASLRQQIGVVLQEDFLFNGSILENITLGNPDITAEQVVEAARLAVAHDFISQLPYGYENNVGERGTALSGGQRQRIALARLFLSNAPVLILDEATSALDSETEQQVLQNLQKVSTNRTVFLIAHRFAPLKRADLILVLEKGVIAERGTHAQLLQQKGLYWSLYQRQQANI